Proteins from a genomic interval of Meiothermus cerbereus DSM 11376:
- the mutL gene encoding DNA mismatch repair endonuclease MutL has translation MIRKLPPELVREIAAGEVVSGPADVVRELLENALDAGATRLYIELWGGGLDKIVLSDNGSGIPKEELALALEHHTTSKLTDLHNIRTLGFRGEGLWAIRQAAQVRLTSRPPQQLGGATLTAFQDQVELHEHPAPAGTRVEVSALFNHLPARRNALEAPAAEARKVVHLVSRYLLHRPEIALRLVVDGEEKIAHAGGGFGEAAKLLWGSVVANRLLSLKETDGPFRLSGLLSRPELSRPRRDRLLLALNDRPVEWPESLLQAVLAAYKELLPHGQFPLGVLNLDVPAEHLLINTSPDKSRVKLIRPEPILGFVTQAVQALLSAHPLARALPEPTPLTGPTPVQRASFPRLRYLGSFRGLYLLAEAGDELYVVDQHAAHERILYEELSRRYLEEAPLELPHPELVSLSLGEELNFAERAQELEQAGLCLEPFGPGKYRIRTIPAFLAGHPSLIPEVVKGSLGTPNFSEAWRNVLARLACLPAIKAGHPLTGASAQALLDALAECALPWVCPHGRPTVLVMSELELARRFGRRGLRAVERFRVEKT, from the coding sequence ATGATCCGCAAACTTCCCCCTGAGCTCGTCCGTGAAATTGCCGCGGGTGAGGTGGTCTCTGGCCCCGCCGACGTGGTGCGCGAGCTGCTGGAAAACGCCCTGGACGCCGGGGCAACCCGGCTGTACATCGAGCTGTGGGGTGGGGGCCTGGACAAAATCGTGCTCAGCGACAACGGAAGCGGCATTCCCAAAGAAGAGCTGGCCCTGGCCCTGGAGCACCACACCACCAGCAAGCTCACCGACCTGCACAACATCCGCACCCTGGGCTTTCGGGGGGAGGGGCTGTGGGCTATCCGGCAGGCGGCCCAGGTACGGCTGACCTCGAGGCCCCCCCAGCAGCTCGGGGGCGCCACCCTGACGGCCTTTCAAGACCAGGTAGAACTACACGAACATCCAGCCCCTGCAGGAACCCGGGTCGAGGTGAGCGCCCTGTTCAACCACCTGCCCGCCCGCCGAAACGCGCTCGAGGCCCCCGCCGCCGAGGCCCGCAAGGTGGTACACCTGGTCTCGCGCTACCTGCTGCACCGCCCGGAAATCGCCCTGCGGCTGGTGGTGGATGGTGAAGAGAAAATTGCCCACGCGGGGGGTGGGTTCGGCGAGGCGGCCAAGCTGCTCTGGGGCTCGGTGGTGGCCAATCGGTTGTTGTCCTTGAAGGAAACGGACGGCCCTTTCCGGCTTTCGGGTCTGCTCTCGCGCCCAGAGCTATCGCGCCCCCGGCGAGATAGATTGTTGCTTGCCCTGAACGACCGCCCGGTGGAGTGGCCCGAGTCCTTGCTACAGGCGGTGCTGGCCGCCTACAAAGAACTCTTGCCCCACGGCCAGTTTCCGCTGGGGGTGCTGAATCTGGACGTACCTGCTGAGCATCTTCTGATCAACACCTCGCCCGATAAATCGAGGGTTAAGCTGATTCGGCCCGAGCCCATCCTGGGGTTTGTTACCCAGGCGGTACAGGCGTTGCTTTCGGCCCATCCCCTGGCCCGTGCCCTGCCCGAACCCACCCCCCTCACCGGCCCCACGCCTGTACAGCGGGCTAGCTTTCCCCGCTTGCGCTACCTGGGCAGCTTTCGGGGGCTATACCTGCTGGCCGAGGCGGGGGACGAGCTGTACGTGGTAGACCAGCACGCGGCCCACGAGCGCATCCTCTACGAGGAGCTGTCGCGCCGCTACCTCGAGGAAGCTCCCCTCGAGCTCCCCCACCCCGAGCTGGTCTCGCTCTCGCTGGGCGAGGAGCTGAACTTTGCCGAGCGGGCGCAGGAGCTCGAGCAGGCCGGGCTATGCCTGGAGCCCTTTGGCCCTGGCAAGTACCGCATTCGCACCATTCCGGCTTTTTTGGCGGGGCACCCTTCGCTCATCCCCGAGGTGGTGAAGGGCAGCCTGGGAACGCCCAATTTTAGCGAAGCCTGGCGCAACGTGCTGGCCCGGCTGGCCTGTCTGCCCGCCATCAAGGCCGGGCATCCGCTGACGGGCGCCTCGGCCCAGGCCCTGCTGGATGCCCTGGCCGAGTGCGCGCTGCCCTGGGTCTGCCCCCACGGGCGGCCCACGGTGCTGGTGATGAGCGAGCTCGAGCTGGCCCGGCGCTTTGGGCGGCGCGGGCTGAGGGCGGTAGAGCGCTTTAGGGTGGAGAAAACATAG
- the mutS gene encoding DNA mismatch repair protein MutS, giving the protein MSMTLKGQGPGPLPPLLEQYVELRDAYPDYLLLFQVGDFYEAFGEDAERLSRALNLTLTHKTAKDFTTPMAGIPVRSVDVHLERLLKLGFRVAVADQVELAEEADKLVRREVTQLLTPGTVMRENLLKPEANYLAAISTGDGYGLALLDLSTGEFRGSVLFSKSALYDELFRFRPAEVLLAPELYHNPSFLQEFQRRFPVMLSEEGFQGEAGKAALQAQFDPLPAGLEHPALLRSAGAVLAYALRVQENGLPQVRSFVRYDPSAFMQLGEATLRTLEIYEPSSVGDQSGERTLMGVLGLTRTAPGRRLLRAWLRHPLVEEAPLQARLDAVEALVRDGVLRSEVRKVLYRMHDLERLAARLLAGRASPRDLSALQRSLSLLPELTELLAGVGPLAVLSERLPYSVAITERIAAALVEDPPLKITDGGLIREGFDPELDELRHRAEEGRAWIAHLESAEREKTGIPNLKVGYNAVFGYYLEVTRPHYSLVPKDWRPLQTLKDRMRFSTPELKEQERKILQAETEAIKREYAVFLELRQQVAQAADEVRQAAQVLAELDVYAALAEAAVEYGYSRPRFSPDGHLHIVAGRHPVVERSNSFIPNDLAMNPSARLLILTGPNMAGKSTYLRQTALIALLAQIGSFVPAESATLPLFDRIYTRIGASDDIAGGRSTFMVEMEELASILQGATSKSLVLLDEIGRGTSTYDGLALAWAACEYLHDQVGAYTLFATHYFELTALPERMAAARNAHVAAKEEAGGLVFYHQVLPGPASKSYGLEVARLAGLPREVLQRAKAVLTGLEANQQGLSKDVLEELLQLDLARTSPLEALLFLRQLQDRLKGLAPLAETERI; this is encoded by the coding sequence ATGAGCATGACCCTCAAGGGCCAGGGGCCGGGGCCCCTACCACCTCTGCTCGAGCAGTACGTCGAACTGCGGGATGCCTACCCCGATTATCTGTTGCTGTTTCAGGTGGGCGACTTTTACGAGGCTTTTGGTGAGGATGCCGAAAGGCTCTCGAGGGCTCTTAACCTAACCCTGACCCACAAAACCGCCAAAGACTTCACCACCCCCATGGCGGGTATTCCGGTGCGCTCGGTGGATGTGCACCTTGAACGGCTCCTGAAGCTAGGCTTTCGGGTAGCGGTGGCCGACCAGGTGGAACTGGCTGAGGAGGCCGACAAGCTGGTGCGCCGCGAGGTTACACAGTTGCTCACCCCCGGCACGGTCATGCGCGAGAACCTGTTGAAGCCGGAGGCCAACTACCTGGCTGCCATCAGCACCGGCGATGGCTACGGCCTGGCCCTGCTCGATCTCTCCACCGGGGAGTTTCGCGGTAGCGTACTTTTCAGCAAGAGCGCCCTCTACGACGAGCTCTTCCGCTTTCGGCCCGCCGAGGTGCTGCTGGCTCCGGAGCTCTACCACAACCCCAGTTTTTTGCAGGAGTTCCAGCGGCGTTTTCCGGTCATGCTGTCGGAGGAGGGCTTCCAGGGCGAGGCCGGAAAAGCTGCCCTACAGGCACAATTCGACCCTCTACCCGCCGGTTTGGAGCACCCCGCGCTGCTGCGTTCGGCAGGAGCGGTGCTGGCCTACGCCCTGCGGGTGCAGGAGAATGGGCTCCCCCAGGTGCGTAGTTTTGTGCGCTACGACCCCAGCGCCTTCATGCAGCTCGGCGAGGCCACGCTGCGAACCCTGGAGATTTACGAGCCCAGTTCGGTGGGCGACCAAAGCGGGGAACGTACCCTGATGGGGGTGCTGGGCCTAACCCGCACCGCGCCCGGACGGCGCCTGCTGCGGGCCTGGCTGCGGCATCCGCTGGTAGAGGAAGCCCCCCTGCAAGCCCGGCTGGATGCCGTGGAGGCCTTGGTGCGCGATGGGGTACTGCGAAGCGAGGTGCGCAAGGTGCTCTACCGCATGCACGATTTGGAACGCCTGGCGGCCCGCCTGTTGGCCGGTCGGGCCAGCCCCCGCGACCTTTCGGCCTTGCAACGCAGCTTATCGCTGTTGCCCGAACTGACCGAGCTGCTGGCGGGGGTGGGGCCGCTCGCAGTCCTATCCGAGCGTCTACCCTATTCGGTTGCGATTACTGAACGCATCGCCGCTGCCCTGGTGGAAGACCCGCCGCTCAAGATTACCGACGGGGGCCTGATCCGAGAAGGCTTCGACCCCGAGCTGGATGAGCTGCGCCACCGGGCCGAGGAGGGCCGGGCCTGGATTGCCCATCTGGAAAGCGCGGAACGAGAAAAGACCGGAATACCCAATCTGAAGGTGGGCTACAACGCGGTATTTGGGTATTACCTCGAGGTCACCCGCCCCCACTACAGCCTGGTGCCCAAAGACTGGCGGCCCCTGCAAACCCTCAAAGACCGCATGCGCTTCAGTACCCCAGAGCTCAAGGAGCAGGAGCGCAAAATCTTGCAAGCCGAAACCGAGGCCATCAAGCGTGAGTACGCGGTGTTCCTGGAGCTGCGCCAGCAGGTGGCCCAGGCCGCCGACGAGGTGCGCCAGGCGGCCCAGGTGCTGGCCGAACTGGACGTGTACGCTGCGCTGGCCGAGGCTGCGGTGGAGTACGGCTACAGCCGCCCCCGCTTCTCACCCGACGGCCATCTACACATTGTGGCCGGGCGCCATCCGGTGGTAGAGCGCAGCAATTCATTTATCCCCAACGACCTTGCCATGAACCCCTCGGCCCGGCTTCTGATCCTGACCGGGCCCAACATGGCTGGCAAGTCAACCTACCTGCGGCAGACCGCCCTGATTGCCCTGCTGGCCCAGATTGGCTCCTTCGTGCCCGCCGAGTCGGCCACCCTGCCCCTGTTCGACCGCATCTACACCCGCATTGGAGCCTCGGACGACATCGCCGGGGGGCGCAGCACCTTTATGGTGGAGATGGAGGAGCTCGCCAGCATCCTGCAAGGTGCAACGAGCAAAAGCCTGGTGCTGCTGGACGAGATTGGGCGCGGCACCAGCACCTACGATGGCCTGGCTTTGGCCTGGGCGGCCTGCGAATACCTGCACGACCAGGTGGGGGCCTACACCCTCTTCGCCACCCACTATTTCGAACTCACCGCCTTGCCTGAGCGCATGGCTGCTGCCCGCAATGCCCACGTGGCCGCCAAGGAGGAGGCCGGGGGGCTGGTGTTTTACCACCAGGTGTTGCCAGGGCCCGCCAGCAAGAGCTATGGGCTGGAAGTAGCCCGGCTGGCCGGGCTACCCAGGGAGGTTTTGCAGCGGGCCAAAGCCGTGCTGACCGGCCTCGAGGCCAACCAGCAGGGGCTGTCCAAAGACGTGCTGGAAGAACTGCTCCAGCTCGACCTGGCCCGCACCAGTCCGCTCGAGGCCCTTTTGTTCTTGCGCCAACTGCAAGACCGGCTCAAAGGCCTGGCTCCTCTGGCCGAAACCGAGCGCATCTGA
- a CDS encoding MogA/MoaB family molybdenum cofactor biosynthesis protein → MSESTDKHKEIAKARGPVNIAIVTVSDTRTLETDTNYHYLRPEIEALGHKIVGYRIIKDEPDQVAQALDDMVNAGAQIILFNGGTGIAPRDTTYDVLVRKIEKPMPGFGELFRMISYSEVGAAAMLSRATAGTYRKKVVISTPGSPNAVQVAWEKLIKPELEHLAWEVAR, encoded by the coding sequence ATGTCCGAGAGTACCGACAAACACAAGGAGATTGCCAAAGCCAGGGGCCCGGTCAACATCGCCATCGTAACCGTTTCCGACACCCGCACCCTCGAGACCGATACCAACTACCACTACCTGAGGCCCGAAATTGAGGCGCTGGGGCACAAAATTGTGGGCTACCGCATCATCAAGGACGAGCCCGACCAGGTAGCCCAGGCCCTGGACGATATGGTAAACGCAGGGGCGCAAATAATTCTCTTCAACGGCGGCACCGGCATTGCCCCCCGCGACACCACCTACGACGTGCTGGTTCGCAAAATCGAGAAGCCCATGCCGGGGTTCGGCGAACTGTTTCGCATGATCTCCTACAGCGAGGTGGGGGCCGCCGCCATGCTCTCGCGGGCCACTGCGGGAACCTACCGCAAGAAGGTGGTGATCTCCACGCCCGGCTCGCCCAACGCCGTACAGGTGGCCTGGGAGAAGCTGATCAAACCCGAGCTGGAGCATCTGGCCTGGGAAGTGGCCCGGTAA
- a CDS encoding PcfJ domain-containing protein has translation MAGVRTEVMQGVFHCNNATAQGFLAALEAMKSGREPGRFSSLGKNLGLEALARRVFDRPRPLFPSPFSCGQLVAEELLSPQALEEEGKAMRHCLGEENWASVLLDEERFFSLRDGADQRVATLRLEWVSGAWKVAELRGPGNARVTEEVAAFAEELARAAGTGALRPAV, from the coding sequence ATGGCAGGAGTAAGAACCGAGGTTATGCAGGGCGTTTTCCACTGCAACAATGCGACAGCACAAGGGTTCCTGGCCGCCCTCGAGGCCATGAAATCGGGCCGGGAGCCCGGGCGCTTCTCCTCTCTCGGGAAGAACCTCGGCCTGGAGGCCCTGGCCCGGCGGGTCTTTGACAGGCCCAGGCCGCTCTTCCCCAGCCCCTTTTCCTGCGGCCAGCTGGTAGCGGAGGAACTCCTCTCCCCCCAGGCCCTGGAGGAGGAGGGCAAGGCCATGCGGCACTGCCTCGGGGAGGAGAACTGGGCGTCGGTTCTGCTGGATGAGGAGCGCTTCTTCAGCCTCCGCGACGGGGCGGACCAGCGGGTGGCCACCCTGCGCCTGGAATGGGTCAGCGGGGCCTGGAAGGTGGCGGAGCTAAGGGGTCCAGGTAACGCCAGGGTGACCGAGGAAGTGGCCGCCTTCGCCGAGGAGCTGGCCAGAGCGGCCGGAACCGGCGCTCTCCGGCCTGCGGTCTGA